GTGATAATGAATTTGTTATTTAATGATTATAAGGGGTAAAATTCTACCCCTTAAATTACTTCTTTTACTCTGCTAGAGTTTGTCTAAGCATCCATAGTTCTTTTTCATATTTAGCTATATTATCCTCAGCTAAAGCAACTGTAACTCTATCGTCAGCTTCATCTGCGATTTCTGCTAATTCATTGAATTGCTCAAGTAGATAAGTATAGTCTTTTTTAACTAGTTCTACAACCTCTTTACAACTAAAAGAGTCAGCTTTAACTCTTGGGCATTTTGCTTTTTCAGTTAACTCTTTAGGGCAAACCAAAGCTTTTCCACCAATCATAAGTGCTCTTTCTGCAACTTCATCAAAAAGCTCACCTAGATGAGTATATGCACACTCTGTTGCTTCATGAATAGCATGAAATTGACTTCCTTTTACATTCCAATGATAATTGTGAAATTGAACGCTTAAAACTAAAGCGTCAGCTTGAATTTGGTTTAATTTTTCTACAACTTTTGACATTTTGTCTCCTTAATAATTTGATAATGAGTATTATAGCAAGCAAAAGTAAACAATAAATTTTATTATCTAATATTTGACTATAAATTTTACAAATAATCAAATTTATTTAGATAACATCATCTTTAAGATTCTCTTGCCAACCTCAACACCTGGCTGGTCGTAAGTGTTTATATTAAGCATAATGCCTGCTGCACTTGTTAATAACATATAATAATAGATCAAATACCCGCAATGCCACTCATCTATTTTTTCTAAAGTTATAAGATCAGTGCTAATACCTTCATTTATAACAGCTCTCATTGTGCTGTCGCACTGCAAATTCAAAACTTCACTTATATTTAGTCCATTTGTAAAATCGCAACTATCTAAGAATTCAAGACTTAAATTTGAAGCACTATCTTTATCAGCCCAATCTAAAACTTTTATAAATGTCACTGTTTTATCTTTTGTTCCATCCATTATAAGCTGTAAAAATGAGTGCTGGTCGCGACTTCCAATAAGAGAAATAGGCGTAAGTCCAACCCTTTTATACTCACATCTTTTTCCAAGACTCTCAGCCCAAAGCTGAACATACCATTCGTTAAAGTGGGTAAATTTATCACCATAACTAAAAAGCACATTTGTCTTAGCACTTTTATGAGTTACAAAATGGTAAGCTTTTTGAAGTATAGAGTCATCTTTTTCATCAAAAAAGCTCTTCTTACAAGCTTTTGCACCTTTTAAAATTTCTTTAGTATCAATCCCTAAAAATAGTAGCGGAACAATTCCTGCTGCACTAAAGACGCTAAATCTTCCACCAACATTTGCAGGAATATGAAAAATTCTAGCATTATGTTTTTCAGCAAAATGCTCTAAATTTGAGTCTGGATCTGTTATAAATATAAAATTTTCTTTAAAATTTTTAATACCGAATTTATCAATAATATACTTAAATATAGTGATAGTCTCTATCGTAGTTCCCGATTTTGATACTACAAAAAATAGAGTTTTGTTAAAATTTATAGAACCTAAAACGCTTTTACAAGTTGCAATGTCTAAGTTATCTAAAAAATAAGCCTTTAGTTTTGCCTTGTCTTTAAGTAAAGTATACAAAGCCTTTGTGCCAAGAGATGAGCCTCCCATACCAATAACCACAACGCTTTCATACTCATACTCACCTGCTATTACAGATGCTTTTTCTATAAGTTTTTTGCTACCTTTTGGTAGGTGGAAATACCCTACTTTGCCACTTTCAAACTCATCATTTATTCTCCTAGCAAACTCATCAATATTTTCAAATGGTACTGTGCTAAAATTTAGACTATTTTTTACCATTTTTTAGCCTATCATAGAAATATTTAGTTGCCTGAACAAAACCATCAAGAGAGCCACAATCAAACCTTTTACCTTTAAATTTATAAGCTATCACAATGCCCTCTTTTGCCTGCTTTAAAAGTGCGTCTGTTATCTGTATTTCGCCATTTTTACCTGCTTTTGTCTTATCTAGGCAGGTAAAAATATTTGGCGTTAAAATATATCTTCCAATTATGGCAAGATTGCTTTTTGCCTCTTCTGGTTTTGGTTTTTCAACCATATCACTTACCATCATAAGCCCATCGTCAATCTCTCGTCCTTCAACTATACCATACTTTGAAACATCTTTTTTATCCACTTCCATAACAGCAACGATTGAACATCTATATTTTTCAAAAACTCTAAGCATCTGAGCCATAACACCATCGCCATTTTCATTTATACATAAATCATCAGCAAGCACCACTCCAAATGGATCATCGCCAACCAATACTTTACCTTTATTTATCGCGTCCCCTAGCCCATTCATTGAACGCTGTCTTGTAAATGAAAAACGGCAATTATCCATAAGCTCACGGATATCTTTTAAAAGATTTTCTTTATCAGTACCTGAAATTTGGTGTTCTAACTCATAACTTGTATCAAAATAATCTTCCAATGCTCTTTTTCCACGCCCCGTAACAAAGGCCATATGGTTCATTCCAGCTTCTCTTGCTTCATCAACACCATAGTGTATGAGTGGCTTTGTAAGTATAGGAAGCATCTCTTTTGGTAGGGATTTTGTAGCTGGTAAAAAGCGAGTTCCGTATCCTGCTGCTGGAAATAAACAAGTTTGTATCATGATATAACCTTTTGTAAATTTTTAAAATCTAAAAATTATATCAAATTTTATCTTAAATACCGACAAAGGCATCATCGCAAATGCAAAAATAAATCTTATCTGCAACCCTATAATCACTACTAAATTTACTAAATGCTTTTATCAAATAATCACCAAATTTTATTTTTACAAGCATAGTATTACCATACACAATAGATAAAGAGTGCAAAATTCCTTCATAATATCCATCTTTAGGAGTAAGACTTATAGATATTTTATTAGGGTTTATAGCTACTTTTTCAAAATCATTAAATTTATGACCAAATTTTAACCCATAACCTAAATCTATATATCCATTTTTTAGCATAAAAACATTTATAAGTTCAAACTCGCTAACTTTACCATTATATAAAATCACCTTATCATCAGCAAATTCACTCAACCACTTTTTATCATGGCTTGCTATTATAAAACCACAACCATACTTTTTGTGCATATATTTTATCGCTCTAGAAAAGAGTTTAGTTGAAGCACTATCAAGGCTGTTTGTAGGCTCATCAAGTAGTATCAGTGGCTTTCTTGTAATGATAGCTATAGCAAAAGCTATCCTTTGGGTTTGACCACTGCTAAGGGCGTAGTAAGGCTTATCTAAAAAGCTCTCATCAAGACCAACAAGCTCTAGCATCTCACAAACCCTTTTATCAAACTCATTAAGTAAGCCATTTATCTTAAGAACAAATTTAAAATTTGACCTAACACTTCTTTTAAGTAGAGCTGGTTCTGGCAAAAGCAGTGACATATCCTCTTTTTTTAAAGAGCAGATAATAGCACCACTAACAGGCTTTTCTAGACCTGAGATGATTCTAATAAGCGTACTTTTGCCACTTCCATTAGAACCCATTAATGCAGTTATTTTTCTCTCATCTATCTTTAAGCTTTTTATATCTAAAACTCTGTTTGAGCCATAAATTTGAACTAAATTTTCTATATTCATCTATCAAATCTTCTTAACTGATAAATAGCTAAATTTACTAAAAAAGCTATACCAATAAGTACCATTGCTAAAGCTATACCCATAGCAAACTGACCTTTATTTGTCTCTAGTGAGATTGCCGTTGTTATCGTCCTTGTGTGCCATTTGATATTTCCACCCACCATCATAGCAACGCCTACTTCAGCCACTATCCTACCATACGCTGTAGCAAGAACAACAAGAAGTGAAAACCTTGCTTCATACAAAACCGTTAAAATTTCTCTAAATCCTTTTAAATGATAACTTCTAATCAAAAGTTTATGTTTTTTATCCATATTTTCTATCGCACTTGCTGTTAAAGAGACAACAATAGGAAGCGAGAGGCAAATTTGACCAATAATTACAGCTTTCATAGTAAAAAGTAGTCCTAAATTTCCAAGTGGGCCACGATTAGACAAAATAGCATAAAGTATAAGCCCAACTGCTACAGTGGGTATGGCTAAGCCAGTATCGCTTATAAGTTTTAAAAATTTTCTACCTTTAAATTCATAATGCCCCAAACAAAAACCAAGCGGCATACCTAAAATTAGAGCTATAACAATAGATATGCTTGATGAGTAAAGTGTAGTTTTAATAGCAAAATATGTCTCATCATCAAAAGTAAAAAGAAGATAAAAAGCCTTTATAATGCCATCTAATATAAAATCCAAATTTAACCTTTTAATGTGCTAATTTTGCATTTTACTTTAAAATTTATCAAAAAATGCTGAAATCTGATATATCATATCATTTACTAAAAAATTTCTTTTAATATGATACAATAATATTATATTTTATTTTAAAGGATTTTATATGAAAAAAACTCTTTTAGTTTTAGCTTTAAGTGCGTTAACCGCTCTTAACATTTATGCAAAAGATAACACTCTTTTAATGGCTACTACAACAAGTACAGATAATACAGGCCTACTTGATGCTTTAGCACCTGTTTATAAACAAGCAACTGGTGTTGAGCTTAAATGGGTAGCTGTTGGAACTGGTCAAGCTCTAGCAATGGGTAAAAACTGCGATGCTGATGTGCTTTTTGTTCACTCGCCAGCAGTTGAGAAAAAATTCATAGAAGATGGATATGGCGTATCTAGAACTCCGGTTATGTATAATGATTTTATATTAGTTGCTGATAAATCACTAGCTCCTAAATTTCAAGGCAAATCTTTAGCTGAAACTTTTAATATCATCAAAAATGAAAACATTAAATTCTTTAGTCGTGGCGATAAAAGTGGCACTCACAACAAAGAAGTTGCTGTTTGGAAAAGCGTTACAGGCAACGCTCCAGAAAAAGAGATGTGGTATAACCAAACAGGTCAAGGCATGATAGCTACTATAAATATCGCAGCTGAACAAAAAGGTGTAACTCTAACAGATAGAGGTACATTTATCAAATATGAAGATAACCTAAAAGGAGACTCACCTTTAGTTATAGTAAGTCAAGGTGATAATAGCCTTAAAAACTACTACTCAGTTATAGCTACAAACCCTGATAATTGTAAAGATACAGATATAGAAAACGCACTTCAGTTCATGAACTGGATAGTTGGTGATGATGCACAAAAGTTTATAGCTGATTTTAAATTAATGGGAAAACCACTATTTACTCCTGATGCAAAAATAAGAAAAGACTAATCTTAAGGGGCTTTTGCCCCTTTTATGACATGATTATAAAAGTATAAATTGCAGTAGCATAACTAATAACTGCAAAAATTTTCCAAAAATTTGATACTTTAGCGTCAAATTTAGCATTAACTTTTTTACCATCTATAAGCATTGAATTAAGCGAATCGCCACCTCTATATTTCTCAATCAAAACCCCTAAAACATGAGCTACTACAACCATAAAAACAAAAATCGCAAATACGCCATGAATATCTCCAAGCAAATTTGTAACTATTTTTTTATCTTCAACTTCTATAAAACCTTTTTTTATAAAATATATCATAAGCCCAAAGCTAGATGTAAAAACCCCACCTATTAGCATAACTAAAATAGCATAACTTGATGCCGCATTATGTCCGCCATAAATTTTTGTTTTTTCATCAAATTTAGCTTTAGTTTTTAAGCTTTTAAGCGCGTTTTTAATATAATCAAAAAGCCCACTAAATGTAAAATCGCTAAATTTAGTATATCTTACGCTACCAAAGCCCCAAATTATCCTAGAGATAGCAAGAACTAAAAAAGCAGTCCCAAATGCCTTATGGTAAGATTTAAAAAAATATGGCATTAAAAAACAAACCGCCAAAGACCAGTGAAAAATTCTCACATAAACCGACCAAACCAGATGTTTTTTCATCATTAACTCCTTTTGAAAAAATCACGGTGTAGTTATACAAAAATTTTGTTAAGCATATGTGAAATTTAAAATTTAATATATTTTGATATAATTTATCCTAAAAATAAGGATAAATTTGCAGACAGTTTTAACTCCAGCCTTTAGCCAACAAGAGATTAAAAAATCAAATTTCTTAACATATCTTGTCCCTTTTAATGAATTTGACTTAATTCACGAACAGCTAAAGCTAGATCACCCAAAAGCAGTTCACATCGTTTGGGCATATCGCTATTTAAACAAATACCACCAAATAGTTGAAAATCAAAGCGATGATGGAGAGCCTCGTGGTACAAGTGGTCCGCCTGCTCTTAACTCTTTAAGGGGTGCTAGTCTTATAAATGTAGGAGTTTTCATCGTTCGTTATTTTGGTGGTATAAAACTAGGAACAGGTGGGCTTGTAAGGGCTTATAGTAGCAGCGTAAATTTAGCTATAAATGAAGCAAATTTAGTAAATTTTGAGATAAAAGATATAGTTAAACTTAGCATTCCTTTTACGCTAGTTGGCAGATTTGAGCACTATTTTGATAAAGAAAATATAAAAATACAAAAAGAATTTGATGCTTTTGGAATGATAGCTGAGATTTTGCTAAATCAAGATGAATTTAAAGAATTTTACTCATTTTATGAGCCGTTTTTAATAGATGGGGTTAAAATTTTAGCCATGCCACTTTTTGCTAAGGATATAGCTTGTGATTAAATTTATAGTTTTATTTTTAGGACTATTTTTTAGCGGATGTGCTACGATAGGCGGATATAGTGATGATATTAGTAAATTTAAAAGTAGTATTTACCATCAAAACTGTGAATTTAAAGATGAGATAAAAACTATCTCTAATGATAAACTTTATAATGCCCTAAAATCAGGCTTTAAAGCCAGGTCGTGTAAAGAGTATGCCTTAAGCAATAAATTCTTTGATATAGCTGAGAGTGAGTATAAATACAGCGTTGATACAAAAAGCCTTACTAGTAAAGCCAGCTCAAGCATTAGTTCTACTATTTTAAACGATAACGCACTTAGTTATAGTGGCAAATTTTATGAAAGAGGAATGATAAATTTATATAAAGCTTTAAATTTCTTAGCACTTAATGATTTGGCAAACGCTAGAGTTGAGTTTAACAGAGCCCTTGCTAGACAAAATAGAGCAAAGATTTACTTCAGTACTGAAATTTTAAAAGCTAAAAACGAACTTAGTTCTAAACTTAGTGAAGCTAATCAAAACGAACTAGAAAAAATCTCAAATTCCTTTGATGAAAGCTTAGGTAGTTATGAAATTTACTCTAACTTTATAAATCCTTTTATAACTTATATGGCTGGAATTTTCTTTACAACTCAAGGTGATAAAAAAGGCAAAGAGCTTTTAAAAGAGCTAGACCAAAATTCTCAAGTAAAAAAAGATATAAATCTAAAAAATAAACAAATTTGGCTTATTTATGAAAATGGCACCGCTTCAGGACTAAAAGAGTCTCGTATAGATGTGCCATTATGGTTAGCAAGTGATAGAATTTACTACGCTGGCTTTGCCTTGCCTACTTTAACTAGACCAAATTTAAGTTATAAATATCTAAATTTAAACTCACAAAAAAGCGTTAAAATTTCAGATATGGATGCAGTCATAAGGGCTGAATACTCCAAAATTTACCCACTTATTATTACTAAAGAAGCAATTAGAGCTATTTCAAAAGCTACTCTTCAGTATAGCACTAGCCAAGATGATAACCCACTAGGGGCTATTTTTGCTATATACTCAGCTCTTACTACAAAAGCTGATATCCGTCATATCCCTGTTTTTCCAAAGGAATTTCAAAGCGTTAGCATGCCAAATTTAGGATATGCCAAAATAAGCGATGATAGCGGAAATTTACTCTTTGATATTAAAACAGATCCAGATAAAAACACCATAATCTACCTAAAATCATTAACCAAAAGTTACCTACACTATGATAAGATAGAGCTTTAATTTTAAAAAAGGACAAATTAAATATGAAAAAATACTTACTAATTGCCGTTGCTGGAATAGTGTTTCTAGGGTGTGGCATAAGTCCTAGCGAGAGGCTTAAAGAGCATAATATTATCGTTGAAGACAAAAGCATTATGGATGATTTTAAAATAGTAAGCGTGGTATCAAAAGATAGAGATGATGGACTAAAAGAGACTCAAGCAGTCCTTAAAAATGACACAAATAAAAACCAACTCATATCATATAAAATCGACTGGCTAGATAAAGATGGCTTTGTAAGAGAGTCTATTTTATCAAAATGGAAAACAGTAAATGTCGAAGCAAAAAAAGATGTGATAATTGGCGGAATTTCACCAAGCATAAATGCAGGTGAGTTTAAAATTCGTATAAACTACCCAACCAAATATGACAAAAAAAGAGTAAATCCAGCTAATTATGAGTATCAAGGAAATTAAAATGAAAAAAAGATTAATTATTTCAGTTATTGCTATTTTAGCTTTAGCAGGATGTAGTACAAAAACAGAGTATGTAAATGATGGAGTTGGTATCAAGGCTAGCAAATACTCAAGTATGGGCATTGATAGTGCTGATTTTGAGTACGCAGCCCAGCAAGCAGTAAATAGCCTTCTAAGAAGTGGTGCGTTAAATCGCCCAGGTGGTGGCAGATATGTGATATCTATGGGAAATATCATAAATGATACAACTCAAAGAATAGATACAGACCTTTTAACAAAGAAAATCCGTGTAGCACTACTTCAGTCAGGAAAAGCTGTAATGACAACTGCTACCAGCGAAAATGGTCCTGAAGATGAGACAACTTATATCGTAAGAGATAAAAGAAACAATGATGAATTTAATCAAGATACAATCGCTAAAAAAGGCACTCTTTTAGCACCTGATATGAGTATATCTGGTAAAATTATACAAAGAAATGCTGGACTTGATAAGAAACGCCAAATTGTTGATTATTACTTTTTACTAACTTT
The sequence above is a segment of the Campylobacter corcagiensis genome. Coding sequences within it:
- the tupB gene encoding tungstate ABC transporter permease TupB, translated to MDFILDGIIKAFYLLFTFDDETYFAIKTTLYSSSISIVIALILGMPLGFCLGHYEFKGRKFLKLISDTGLAIPTVAVGLILYAILSNRGPLGNLGLLFTMKAVIIGQICLSLPIVVSLTASAIENMDKKHKLLIRSYHLKGFREILTVLYEARFSLLVVLATAYGRIVAEVGVAMMVGGNIKWHTRTITTAISLETNKGQFAMGIALAMVLIGIAFLVNLAIYQLRRFDR
- a CDS encoding DUF1425 domain-containing protein, giving the protein MKKYLLIAVAGIVFLGCGISPSERLKEHNIIVEDKSIMDDFKIVSVVSKDRDDGLKETQAVLKNDTNKNQLISYKIDWLDKDGFVRESILSKWKTVNVEAKKDVIIGGISPSINAGEFKIRINYPTKYDKKRVNPANYEYQGN
- the galU gene encoding UTP--glucose-1-phosphate uridylyltransferase GalU, producing MIQTCLFPAAGYGTRFLPATKSLPKEMLPILTKPLIHYGVDEAREAGMNHMAFVTGRGKRALEDYFDTSYELEHQISGTDKENLLKDIRELMDNCRFSFTRQRSMNGLGDAINKGKVLVGDDPFGVVLADDLCINENGDGVMAQMLRVFEKYRCSIVAVMEVDKKDVSKYGIVEGREIDDGLMMVSDMVEKPKPEEAKSNLAIIGRYILTPNIFTCLDKTKAGKNGEIQITDALLKQAKEGIVIAYKFKGKRFDCGSLDGFVQATKYFYDRLKNGKK
- a CDS encoding glucose-6-phosphate isomerase — protein: MVKNSLNFSTVPFENIDEFARRINDEFESGKVGYFHLPKGSKKLIEKASVIAGEYEYESVVVIGMGGSSLGTKALYTLLKDKAKLKAYFLDNLDIATCKSVLGSINFNKTLFFVVSKSGTTIETITIFKYIIDKFGIKNFKENFIFITDPDSNLEHFAEKHNARIFHIPANVGGRFSVFSAAGIVPLLFLGIDTKEILKGAKACKKSFFDEKDDSILQKAYHFVTHKSAKTNVLFSYGDKFTHFNEWYVQLWAESLGKRCEYKRVGLTPISLIGSRDQHSFLQLIMDGTKDKTVTFIKVLDWADKDSASNLSLEFLDSCDFTNGLNISEVLNLQCDSTMRAVINEGISTDLITLEKIDEWHCGYLIYYYMLLTSAAGIMLNINTYDQPGVEVGKRILKMMLSK
- the tupA gene encoding tungstate ABC transporter substrate-binding protein TupA; amino-acid sequence: MKKTLLVLALSALTALNIYAKDNTLLMATTTSTDNTGLLDALAPVYKQATGVELKWVAVGTGQALAMGKNCDADVLFVHSPAVEKKFIEDGYGVSRTPVMYNDFILVADKSLAPKFQGKSLAETFNIIKNENIKFFSRGDKSGTHNKEVAVWKSVTGNAPEKEMWYNQTGQGMIATINIAAEQKGVTLTDRGTFIKYEDNLKGDSPLVIVSQGDNSLKNYYSVIATNPDNCKDTDIENALQFMNWIVGDDAQKFIADFKLMGKPLFTPDAKIRKD
- a CDS encoding IMPACT family protein, which encodes MQTVLTPAFSQQEIKKSNFLTYLVPFNEFDLIHEQLKLDHPKAVHIVWAYRYLNKYHQIVENQSDDGEPRGTSGPPALNSLRGASLINVGVFIVRYFGGIKLGTGGLVRAYSSSVNLAINEANLVNFEIKDIVKLSIPFTLVGRFEHYFDKENIKIQKEFDAFGMIAEILLNQDEFKEFYSFYEPFLIDGVKILAMPLFAKDIACD
- a CDS encoding Dps family protein; the protein is MSKVVEKLNQIQADALVLSVQFHNYHWNVKGSQFHAIHEATECAYTHLGELFDEVAERALMIGGKALVCPKELTEKAKCPRVKADSFSCKEVVELVKKDYTYLLEQFNELAEIADEADDRVTVALAEDNIAKYEKELWMLRQTLAE
- a CDS encoding cytochrome b/b6 domain-containing protein, whose translation is MKKHLVWSVYVRIFHWSLAVCFLMPYFFKSYHKAFGTAFLVLAISRIIWGFGSVRYTKFSDFTFSGLFDYIKNALKSLKTKAKFDEKTKIYGGHNAASSYAILVMLIGGVFTSSFGLMIYFIKKGFIEVEDKKIVTNLLGDIHGVFAIFVFMVVVAHVLGVLIEKYRGGDSLNSMLIDGKKVNAKFDAKVSNFWKIFAVISYATAIYTFIIMS
- the lpoB gene encoding penicillin-binding protein activator LpoB translates to MKKRLIISVIAILALAGCSTKTEYVNDGVGIKASKYSSMGIDSADFEYAAQQAVNSLLRSGALNRPGGGRYVISMGNIINDTTQRIDTDLLTKKIRVALLQSGKAVMTTATSENGPEDETTYIVRDKRNNDEFNQDTIAKKGTLLAPDMSISGKIIQRNAGLDKKRQIVDYYFLLTLTDINSGLAFWENESKITKVGSNKSVIW
- the tupC gene encoding tungstate ABC transporter ATP-binding protein TupC, whose translation is MNIENLVQIYGSNRVLDIKSLKIDERKITALMGSNGSGKSTLIRIISGLEKPVSGAIICSLKKEDMSLLLPEPALLKRSVRSNFKFVLKINGLLNEFDKRVCEMLELVGLDESFLDKPYYALSSGQTQRIAFAIAIITRKPLILLDEPTNSLDSASTKLFSRAIKYMHKKYGCGFIIASHDKKWLSEFADDKVILYNGKVSEFELINVFMLKNGYIDLGYGLKFGHKFNDFEKVAINPNKISISLTPKDGYYEGILHSLSIVYGNTMLVKIKFGDYLIKAFSKFSSDYRVADKIYFCICDDAFVGI